The Chloroflexota bacterium genome includes the window GCTGCGGAAGGTGACATCGTCCGGGAGCTCATCGGTCATGGCTTCATGAGCCGATCGGGAGACGAGGATCTGGCCGCCGTGGGCGGCCTGGCACACCCGCGAGACCGCGTGGACGGACAGACCGATGTAGCCGGTCTCGGTCAGGGTGGGATGCCCGCGGTGGATGCCGATCCGGATCCGTACCGGTCGCTTGCTGGGCCACACCTTGTCGCCCACCCGGCGTTGAATGCCGATCGCGGCGTCCAGGGCGGCGGGGGCCTCCGCGAAGGCGGCCAGGAACTCGTCGGCGTGGACCTCCACCTCGTGCCCGCCGGCGCGGCGCACCTTGTCGCGGAGGAGGCGACGCACGTCGGCCATGAGGGCGGCGTACTCGACGCCCAGTTCGGCGAGGAGGGAGGTGGAGCCCTCGATGTCGGTCATCAGGAAGGTGACCGTCCCGCTCGGCAGCTTCTTGACCTGCCGGGCCTGGGCATCTGCATGGCCGCGGCGGCGCTCGGTCCGCAGCTGGGCCTCGATGAAGCCGACTGGGACCACCCCGAAGCGCTTTGCGGCGCGGAGGAGCTTGGTGCGGGCCTGATCGCGAGCGGCATCCGATTCGAAGGCGACCTGGTTGAAGCGGCCAAGGGCCGAGCGGATGTGGGCTTCGTCGTAAATGGGGAGGCGCCGACGACCGTGGGAGTCGATGTATGCG containing:
- a CDS encoding adenylate/guanylate cyclase domain-containing protein is translated as MAKLTETKRAQLPKSAFAYIDSHGRRRLPIYDEAHIRSALGRFNQVAFESDAARDQARTKLLRAAKRFGVVPVGFIEAQLRTERRRGHADAQARQVKKLPSGTVTFLMTDIEGSTSLLAELGVEYAALMADVRRLLRDKVRRAGGHEVEVHADEFLAAFAEAPAALDAAIGIQRRVGDKVWPSKRPVRIRIGIHRGHPTLTETGYIGLSVHAVSRVCQAAHGGQILVSRSAHEAMTDELPDDVTFRSLGRRRLRGFPRPDVIYQVLAPDLPKRFPRLRTSLSRG